The Ananas comosus cultivar F153 linkage group 24, ASM154086v1, whole genome shotgun sequence DNA window attctttagttctcgaaaacctcccataacgcactcttgatcattttaacaccttcggactttccgaagtgtaccatcctcgctctttggtcaatttgactaaagttcgatatttattttctgaattttcggtatattacaaccaGGGTCGTGATAAATGGCAACATCCTTGAATCAAGTTGTTACTATTATTCTACTCCCGTTGTCCGAATTTGGAAGAGCTAGTTTTAATTGATCCCATACTCTTTTCCTCTAGATATCATCGAACACTATCAGGTATCTCCTCTGCTCCAAAAACGAATATAGCTTCTCCGTTAAGAACTGGACCCCCTAGCCCCTCCTATGATTAAGTTCAAATTCTATAGTGTTCACAGATTCAATTAAGCCTAGTTGGTCAATCATGGTCAACAAAAGGTCCATAATATTGGGATCTTGATGAACAGGCACCCAAGCACAAATAGCAAAGTGGTTTTGAAGCTCACCTCCGGAGTCCAGTTCTTTAAGCTTGGTAAAATAGGTGCGACCGCGTACGGGAgctttagaaattaatttataaaccACAGCCGCAAGAGTGGTTTTGCCCGCACCACCCATCTCGGTGATGGCTACAACCTGTCGACGCCTCTCCGGGTGAAGCAACCTCTCCACTATAAGATCAGCATTATGTTCGAAACCAACAACCACATCATCACTAAGGTGTGCAAATGATCGTCTCGGTGGATGCAAATGACCTAGCTCTGCAGCTGTACTACTGTTGCTTCCTTCGCCTCTTTGCTCGTGCAATTTAGGTACGTATATAGTTCTACATTAGACAATCTCATGgatcttaaattttaactgTTTGATATCTTTCTACACTCTATAAGAATAAGATATTCTAGTGGCTGGAGCATACCTCTTCTCGAGCGTATAGGTGTCGATCAAGTCCTCTGCTTCATATGCTACGTCTCTAACGGAGCTCAACCAATTCTTCGTGCCAACGTCTTGTCTCTGCTTGTAGTCCATGTTGTTGAGGAAGATCTTGAGGGCCTGTAGTTCTTGTTTCAGTGATTCAACATCGTCTTCAACCTTCCAAATTAGAGAAATTTCTTGGGTGAATAGGTCGCCAATTTTGTTCACTATGTAGGAAATTAAGGCATTTTCTGacatctctctccttctctatctctctcgtAGCCGAGTTGGGGGATGAGACAGGAATGCGGCCTGAAACGGTGTAAAGCTGGATGTAGTCTTCAATTGGTAGGAATCTTTTGTTTGTCATTCTCTCTGACAAGTGTTAACCGGTCAATGGAGTGTGATTTAGGCAATCACAGTTGCTCACCGAATACCATTAATAATAGCTATAATAATGTAAACGAAGTCCAATCTAGCACATTCATGCACCAGGTGTCTAGCGCATTTTGACCTTCCCTTTCATATCTGATTCTACCGGTTTTCGAATTTTTGTCCTTTCTATATCtagaaattgaatttttaaatcaaaagtaTGAGATGAATGAAGGACCGATATGTTCGTTGTTTATACGCATGCTCGCTGAACTAGGGCCAGGCAATAGCATTTCCTCTAAGGTGAGGGTTAAAGTGAAATAAATTAGGAATGTTTACGGTGGGTCTAGAAATGTCAAACCTAAAAGTCGGACTAAAAAAGAATAtctatctcaaattttaaagataacCCTACAACTTAAGTTAActaaatagcatactttataTACCTTGTGTTGATTGAGGTCTCCTACATATGTGTTCTCGACTCCGTCTTGTATCGagaattcttttcctttttaatctATTTGCTTTACTTGTTTCTACTAAATCCATCTTCTAGTACTTCAGGAGAAGCATTGTAGCAACGGGAGAAAATTTAGTAAACTCAATGCATAAGCTACGAAATAGCAATTAATTACCGACACAATACTCACTATATGTAGTTGCTATAACATTCATCGTACAGTCCTAAAATTTAGAGATAACACCACTTCTTTTGTGATTCCCTCTATTGCATGCGTTTTTACAAATAGACCCATCAACTTTTCCTATCCCAACTTATAATCTTTCAACGTTAAGTCCTGATTCCCTCTATTGCATGCATTTTATAAATAGACCCATCAAATTTTTCTATCCCAATTTGTAATCTTTCAACGTTACGTCCCACtacttataaaatattaaatatctagaaatacaatttaataattttttttatcatttagtGACAAAATTTAAGTAGAAAGTTTGGTAGTTATATAAGGTCCTATTTGAAACGGTCTATGGTGCAGCAAAGAACTCTTGGTTCATGTGCATTTTTTGTGCAATTCATAATATTCTGCTTTTTAATTGGTTCCTGTTATTgttcttgccttttttttttaggctcgaaattaatttcaagccaagcttgagctgaggtaagctcgctcgagctcggctcgtttccacccctactacTACATCCAGTTTCACAGAGCCTCATTCCTGTCTCATCCCCCCGACTCGgctgcgagagagagagagatctagagagagaaaaagaagaagagaaggagagataTGTCGGAAGATGCTTTAATTTCCTACATACTGAACAAAATTGACGACCTATTCACCGaaaaaatttctctaatttgGAGGGTGGCAGACGATGTTGAATCGCTGAAACAAGAACTGCAGGCACTGGTGATCTTTCTCAACAACATGGACTATAAGCAGAGACAAGACGCTGGCACGAAGAATTGGTTGAGCTCCGTTAGAGACGTAGCATATGAAGCAGACGACTTGATCGATGCCTATACCAATACGCTCGAGAAGAGGTACGTTCCTGCCACTAGGATATTTCATTCTAATACACTGCAAAAAGATATCAAGCAGTTAAAATCCAAGATCCGTGAGATTGTCGAACGTAGAACTATATACATACCTAAATTGCACGAGCAAAGAGGCAAAGGAAGCAGCAGTAGTACAGCTGCAGATCAAGGTCATTTGCATCTATGGAGACGGTCATTTCCAGACCTTGGTGATGATGTGGTTGTTGGTTTCGAACATGATGCTAACCTTATAGTGAAGAGGTTGCTTCACTCGGAGGGACGTCGACAGGTTGTAGCCATCACCGGGATGGGTGGTGTAGGCAAAACCACTCTTGCGGCTGtggtttataaattattttctaaagctCCCGTACGCGGTCATGCCCATTTTGCCCAGCTTAAAGAAGTGGACTCCGGAGGTGAGCTTCAAAACCACTTTGATGCTTGTGATTGGGTGCCTGCTCATCAAGATCCCAACATTATGGACCTTTTGTTGATCATGATTGACCAACTAGGCTTAAGCGAATATGTGGAAGGTAAGGAATATGTAATTTATCATGCGAGGAGCTAGGGGGTCCAGTTCTTAACGGAGAAGCTATATTCGTTTTTGGAGCAGAGGAGATACCTAATAGTGTTGGATGATATTTGGAGGAAAGAAGTATGGGATCAATTAAAAGCAACTCTTCCAAATTCGAGCAATGGAAGTAGAATAATAGTAACAACTCGATTCAAGGATGCTGCCATTTATCATGACCCAGGATCTGAACCCTACGAAATGAGGCCCTTAAACGAGGATGATAGTTGGCGACTTTTCCTTACAAAAGTTTTTCCACAAGACCAACCTACATGCCCAAGAGAACTAGAGGACTTGGGTCGTCAGCTCTGTAGGAAATGTGCTGGTTTGCCTCTTGCTCTGGTGGTACTGGGAGGTCTTGATTTGATAAAACAGAAGCATCTATCGCTGTGGTCGAAATTACCTGATAGTATGAACTGGGATTTGACGGATAATGGGAAACAATGCTTAGAAATCCTTGCTTTGAGCTACTACGACTTGCCTTACaacatgaaattttgttttctttacttgGGAGCTTTCCCACAAGGTTCTGAAATCAGTGCCTCAAAATTGACGAAGTTGTGGATCGGAGACGAACTAATACCAAAAGAAGGTATAACACTAGAGGGTACTGCAACCAAATACTTAGAGGAGTTGACACAAAGGTGCCTGGTTGAAATAGTGAAGTGAGGACTTgatatgagtataaaaaaagtaagagtCCATGACCTCTTGGGTGAGCTAGCAAGGTCAGAAGCAAGAGAGAGTCGATTCCTTCAGGTAGAAACTATAACTAGTATTGAAGAAGAGTCAAAGCCCCAAGAGATAGCTGCTTGTCGTATGGTGCTCCATCAAAGCTTCAGTGTATTAACAGgaattttggatgaaaaattaagaGCTCTTTTAGCTTTCCCCACAGGCAGAATCACTCAAATCTCTAGGTACAACAGGAAAAGATTGTTCCATAACTGTTCAATATATTACTTCAAGTTTTTTCTAAACATTAATCGGACTGATAAAAGAATGGAATTCCTCAGAGTGCTCGAACTTGATGGATTTACAAAAAACAACATTCCTGAACCTCATATTAATGATATGACTAGATTAAGATACTTGGGATTGAGAGATACCAATTTTGCGATGTTACCAATTTCTGGAGGGATCCCTCCACATCTGCAAACTCTAGATATAAGAGGTACATCTATCACAGAGTTGCCATCTGAAGTTTGGACGCTTACAAAGCTTCGCCACTTATACTTGAGCTCAGTGCGTTTGCTGAACTCACAAGCATTGAGGTCTGGCATACCACTGCATAATCTTCAAACCCTTAAAATCGATGATTATTATCAAAACACCAGGAACAACCAATTGGTTGGGTGTCTTAAGTTGTTAAGTAGTCTGAACACTCTAACATTACGAGCCAACGAGATCCCTCAAAAGGTTTTTACAGCAACATCAACTCATGCAAAGTTACATAAGTTGAAGTTAGATGGAACATTGCAGCCCGATGAACTCTGCGGTATCGAAAATTTCGCACCTAACATCACCGAGCTCACATTGTCTCGCTCAAACTTGCAAGGAGAGCCAACTCAAACACTAGGGCAGCTAAAAAACCTCAGGATTCTCAAATTGAGAGACGATGCTTGCCAATGTGAGAATATTTCTTGTTCTCCAGGCAGCTTCCCAAATTTATCTTACCTTGAGCTCAGCAACCTATGTCATCTAGCACTGCTCAACATTGAGCCCGGATCCTTTCCAAATCTTATGCACTTGTCTATCCATCGTTGCGACAATCTGCATGTGGTTCCGAATGGTCTGGATCACATCACCACCTTACAAGTTCTAGAATGTAAAGAGATGCCCTCTAGTTTCGTGAAGGAGATTAATGACTGGCGCAGGACGCATCCTACTGTGAGAGTCATCATCTCAGACCGCCAGCCACCGCAAGATCTTTCGCCAACAGCCTAAACATATCGGTAATTTGTCTTCCTACCTTTCtgtcctctttctcttcttctgaaAGCTGCAGTTAAAAGCAACTTGTAGGTTGAAAACCAGCTATTTATCATTTGTCAGATCATGCTCTCTTATTGTACTCTTATTGTATAAACTTAGTTGGGCATATATTGCATGAATTGTTGGGATCACCATATACTCTTTCAGATTCTGGTCTTAGCTGAAGTGCTAAACCTAAATTCAGATCTGACAATCTATATTTGATCATATTACTATTATTGTAGATAGACAACATATTGATATACAAACTCTGCTATTTTGTGGAATCTTAATTGCTTGTTCTATGTAATTCAATGATATATTATGAATCTACTAACTTCCAACTATATTACTAATGGTTACAATATGATACATATGTCCTATATTAAATACTAATTCTTTCCTAGGCTGAATAATATTTTCAGGATCAAAACATTTATGTTCAAATCTGACCATAATTGGATGAGTTTTCTGGCATAACTATTAATTTACTACAGTGATATGCAAAATtttgtacataaaaaaaaaaaatcttaattctACCATTATCATCCAactatatattaaaatctatGAAACCAAATTGAAATCTCCAACAAGGTTTGCGTATTCACACTCATCGAGATCTGTTTCTTCTTATCACAATTGTGGAACAGTTCATAAGTTCTATAAAAACTAATGCGTAAGAGAGAGATTTAAGCGGATTaacaaatcaaattttcaacCATAATTcacaaaatcacaaaataatctCCCTTCAAAACTCGAATTCACAAAATCACAAAATCAGAGACCAATTCCAAAACgcttttttcc harbors:
- the LOC109728497 gene encoding putative disease resistance protein At1g50180, coding for MSEDALISYILNKIDDLFTEKISLIWRVADDVESLKQELQALVIFLNNMDYKQRQDAGTKNWLSSVRDVAYEADDLIDAYTNTLEKRYVPATRIFHSNTLQKDIKQLKSKIREIVERRTIYIPKLHEQRGKGSSSSTAADQGHLHLWRRSFPDLGDDVVVGFEHDANLIVKRLLHSEGRRQVVAITGMGGVGKTTLAAVVYKLFSKAPVRGHAHFAQLKEVDSGGELQNHFDACDWVPAHQDPNIMDLLLIMIDQLGLSEYVEGKEYRRYLIVLDDIWRKEVWDQLKATLPNSSNGSRIIVTTRFKDAAIYHDPGSEPYEMRPLNEDDSWRLFLTKVFPQDQPTCPRELEDLGRQLCRKCAGLPLALVVLGGLDLIKQKHLSLWSKLPDSMNWDLTDNGKQCLEILALSYYDLPYNMKFCFLYLGAFPQGSEISASKLTKLWIGDELIPKEGITLEGTATKYLEELTQRVLELDGFTKNNIPEPHINDMTRLRYLGLRDTNFAMLPISGGIPPHLQTLDIRGTSITELPSEVWTLTKLRHLYLSSVRLLNSQALRSGIPLHNLQTLKIDDYYQNTRNNQLVGCLKLLSSLNTLTLRANEIPQKVFTATSTHAKLHKLKLDGTLQPDELCGIENFAPNITELTLSRSNLQGEPTQTLGQLKNLRILKLRDDACQCENISCSPGSFPNLSYLELSNLCHLALLNIEPGSFPNLMHLSIHRCDNLHVVPNGLDHITTLQVLECKEMPSSFVKEINDWRRTHPTVRVIISDRQPPQDLSPTA
- the LOC109728495 gene encoding disease resistance protein RPP13-like; this encodes MSENALISYIVNKIGDLFTQEISLIWKVEDDVESLKQELQALKIFLNNMDYKQRQDVGTKNWLSSVRDVAYEAEDLIDTYTLEKRTIYVPKLHEQRGEGSNSSTAAELGHLHPPRRSFAHLSDDVVVGFEHNADLIVERLLHPERRRQVVAITEMGGAGKTTLAAVEGLGGPVLNGEAIFVFGAEEIPDSVR